In a single window of the Papaver somniferum cultivar HN1 unplaced genomic scaffold, ASM357369v1 unplaced-scaffold_57, whole genome shotgun sequence genome:
- the LOC113343314 gene encoding histone H3.2 produces MARTKQTARKSTGGKAPRKQLATKAARKSAPATGGVKKPHRFRPGTVALREIRKYQKSTELLIRKLPFQRLVREIAQDFKTDLRFQSSAVAALQEAAEAYLVGLFEDTNLCAIHAKRVTIMPKDIQLARRIRGERA; encoded by the coding sequence ATGGCTCGTACTAAGCAAACCGCTCGGAAATCCACCGGAGGAAAGGCCCCAAGGAAGCAATTAGCAACAAAAGCAGCTCGTAAATCAGCACCAGCGACCGGAGGAGTGAAGAAACCACACAGATTCAGGCCGGGAACTGTTGCTCTTCGTGAAATCAGGAAATACCAGAAGAGTACTGAACTGTTGATCCGTAAACTACCCTTTCAGCGATTAGTTCGTGAAATCGCTCAAGATTTCAAGACTGATTTAAGGTTTCAGAGTTCAGCAGTTGCAGCATTGCAAGAAGCAGCTGAAGCTTATCTTGTTGGTTTGTTTGAAGATACTAATTTATGTGCAATTCATGCTAAGAGGGTTACTATTATGCCTAAAGATATTCAACTTGCCAGGAGAATCAGAGGCGAACGTGCTTGA
- the LOC113343379 gene encoding probable glutathione S-transferase, whose translation MEDLKLIGVWYSPFVCRVKCALQLKGVKYEYIEDDLSNKSDLLLQYNPIHKKVPVLLHGGKPIVESLIILEYIDETWPDKYSILPKDPFERSKARFWTKLMGDQESTFWSLIKTTEETKEKKINEILQILKTIEEHGLGDKKFFSGDDFGFVDLAFGTFMRWLKVAEEIKDVKVFETCTRLQAWFERFNEVPVVKENLPSQDELVAHYKLKFCIG comes from the exons ATGGAAGATTTGAAGTTAATTGGTGTATGGTATAGCCCTTTTGTTTGCAGAGTTAAATGTGCTCTACAGTTGAAAGGTGTAAAATATGAATACATAGAAGATGATCTTTCCAACAAGAGCGATTTACTCTTGCAATACAACCCGATTCACAAGAAGGTCCCTGTTCTTCTTCACGGTGGAAAACCCATTGTTGAATCGTTGATCATTCTCGAATACATCGACGAGACATGGCCAGACAAATACTCAATACTCCCCAAAGATCCTTTTGAAAGATCTAAAGCTCGTTTCTGGACCAAACTCATGGGAGACCAG GAATCAACTTTTTGGAGTTTAATTAAAACTACTGAggaaacaaaagagaaaaaaatcaatGAAATTTTGCAAATACTGAAAACTATTGAAGAACATGGCCTGGGTGACAAGAAATTTTTCAGCGGAGATGATTTCGGATTCGTAGACTTAGCATTTGGAACCTTCATGCGCTGGTTAAAAGTAGCTGAAGAGATCAAAGACGTGAAGGTATTTGAAACTTGTACACGTCTGCAGGCATGGTTTGAAAGGTTTAATGAAGTGCCTGTAGTCAAAGAAAACTTACCAAGTCAGGATGAATTGGTGGCTCACTACAAACTTAAATTCTGTATTGGTTGA
- the LOC113343196 gene encoding chloroplast envelope quinone oxidoreductase homolog: MNEKVMRAVCYESYGSGSEGLKHVQVPIPKPKRDEVLVKVEASCPNPIDYKLQGGIARPFMPKKFPYIPVTDISGEVVEIGSDVQFQVGDKVVAMLTYTNGGGLGEYAVAPAKLTVKRPEEVSAVEGAGLPLAGLTALHVLTILGHVEIKSGGKAANVLVIAASGGVGHYVVQLAKLGNNHVTATCGARNIELLKSLGADEVLDYTTEDGKMLRSPSGCKYDVVINCATSEIPWLTYKQNLSEQGRVVHLNPDGKTMMKSVSLKLSCSRKKVTSLMMCPKKKEDLEFLVGLVKEGKLKTVVDSKYPLAEAEQAWAKMMGGHATGKIVVEP; encoded by the exons ATGAATGAGAAGGTGATGAGAGCTGTATGCTATGAAAGTTACGGCAGTGGATCAGAGGGCTTGAAG CACGTACAAGTTCCTATCCCTAAACCTAAGAGGGACGAGGTTTTAGTGAAAGTGGAAGCATCATGCCCTAACCCCATTGATTACAAGCTTCAGGGTGGCATAGCAAGGCCTTTTATGCCCAAAAAGTTCCCTTACATACCAG TAACGGACATATCAGGGGAAGTAGTAGAGATTGGGTCAGATGTACAGTTCCAAGTTGGTGATAAAGTAGTTGCCATGCTTACCTATACT AATGGAGGCGGCCTGGGGGAATATGCAGTTGCTCCAGCAAAGCTAACAGTAAAAAGGCCTGAAGAAGTGTCAGCTGTTGAAGGCGCTGGTCTACCTCTAGCAGGACTTACTGCACTACATGTCTTAACCATTCTCGGACACGTTGAAATCAAAAGTGGTGGGAAGGCAGCTAATGTTTTAGTCATAGCAGCCTCAGGTGGAGTGGGTCATTACGTAGTTCAATTAGCAAAGCTTGGAAACAATCATGTGACTGCTACTTGTGGAGCTCGAAATATCGAGCTTCTAAAGAGTTTGGGTGCAGACGAAGTTCTAGACTATACTACAGAAGATGGTAAAATGTTGAGGAGTCCATCAGGGTGCAAGTATGATGTTGTAATTAACTGTGCCACAAGTGAAATCCCATGGTTAACATATAAGCAAAACCTCTCTGAACAAGGAAGAGTTGTGCATCTTAACCCTGACGGTAAGACAATGATGAAGTCTGTTTCTTTGAAGCTCAGCTGCTCCAGGAAGAAGGTTACGTCGTTGATGATGTGCCCCAAGAAAAAAGAAGACCTAGAATTCCTTGTTGGATTGGTTAAAGAAGGCAAGTTGAAGACAGTAGTCGACTCCAAGTATCCACTTGCAGAGGCAGAACAAGCTTGGGCTAAGATGATGGGAGGTCATGCTACTGGGAAGATCGTTGTAGAACCATAA